In Thermodesulfobacteriota bacterium, a single window of DNA contains:
- the gabT gene encoding 4-aminobutyrate--2-oxoglutarate transaminase codes for MDEHGGFLKTPIPGPKSKRLIKLREKYVPRGVFNTVPAFIKQAKDALITDIDGNTFIDFASGLASVNVGYSREEIVEPLREQVEKYLHTCFHVFMYEPYVRLAERLAEITPGKFPKKTILVNSGAEAVENAIKVSRYFTKRKSIVTFEHAFHGRTLLGMTLTSKIRYYKLGFGPFAPEVYRLPYGYCYRCPFNENSHKCCLACIDNFTSFFKTHIDPEEVAAIIVEPVTGEGGFIVPPPEFLPEIGRVCKQHGIVFIVDEVQTGFGRTGEMFAVNHYNLEPDLLVMGKSIAAGLPLGAVTGRAEILESPEVGSLGGTFGGNPLSCIASLKVIEIMQEKGFIEHARKIGNLINKRLKEMQGKYYVIGDARGMGAMAAIELVKDRESKEPAKQETSDIIKFCVENGLVIMKAGAYDNVVRLLVPLVITEELLIRGLSILENAVKKVNKRYSSKKRV; via the coding sequence ATGGATGAACATGGGGGATTTTTAAAAACACCTATTCCAGGACCGAAGTCGAAAAGGCTGATTAAGCTTAGAGAGAAGTACGTGCCAAGGGGTGTGTTTAATACTGTTCCAGCCTTTATCAAACAGGCTAAAGATGCACTGATCACTGATATAGACGGGAATACTTTCATAGATTTTGCAAGCGGTCTCGCATCCGTAAATGTCGGATACTCTAGAGAGGAAATAGTTGAGCCGTTGCGGGAGCAGGTAGAGAAGTATCTCCACACCTGTTTTCACGTATTTATGTATGAACCCTATGTTCGTCTGGCTGAAAGGCTCGCGGAGATAACGCCGGGTAAGTTCCCCAAAAAAACAATTCTGGTGAACAGCGGAGCTGAAGCGGTAGAGAACGCAATTAAGGTCTCAAGATATTTTACTAAGAGAAAATCGATAGTAACCTTTGAGCATGCGTTTCATGGAAGAACCCTTCTCGGTATGACTCTTACAAGCAAAATCAGGTATTACAAGTTAGGATTTGGCCCTTTTGCCCCTGAGGTTTATCGTCTTCCTTATGGCTACTGTTATCGCTGCCCGTTCAATGAAAATTCACATAAATGTTGTTTGGCTTGTATTGATAATTTCACAAGTTTTTTTAAAACGCATATAGATCCGGAGGAAGTTGCCGCCATTATTGTTGAGCCGGTAACCGGTGAGGGGGGTTTCATAGTTCCGCCTCCGGAGTTTCTACCTGAGATAGGGAGGGTTTGCAAGCAACACGGGATTGTTTTTATAGTTGATGAGGTACAGACAGGCTTTGGAAGAACAGGTGAAATGTTTGCTGTAAACCACTACAATCTTGAGCCGGACTTATTGGTTATGGGAAAATCGATAGCAGCCGGACTCCCCCTGGGTGCGGTTACGGGTAGGGCTGAGATACTGGAATCCCCTGAAGTAGGGTCGCTTGGAGGGACTTTTGGTGGAAACCCGCTTTCGTGTATCGCATCTTTAAAGGTTATTGAAATCATGCAGGAAAAGGGTTTTATCGAGCACGCTCGCAAGATTGGCAATTTGATAAATAAGAGACTTAAAGAAATGCAGGGGAAATATTATGTTATTGGAGATGCTAGGGGAATGGGGGCAATGGCGGCTATAGAACTCGTTAAAGATAGAGAAAGCAAGGAACCCGCCAAGCAGGAAACGTCGGATATTATAAAATTTTGCGTTGAGAATGGACTTGTGATAATGAAGGCAGGTGCTTATGACAATGTAGTAAGACTTCTTGTGCCTCTTGTAATCACCGAGGAGCTACTGATAAGGGGATTGAGTATATTGGAAAACGCCGTAAAGAAGGTCAATAAGAGATATTCCTCGAAAAAAAGGGTCTAG
- a CDS encoding ABC transporter permease subunit: MKSIVTIFRKELKSYFASPIAFIILFVFLIISGIFFFLYLESFAQSQFDSRLQFVEEVISLNEFVIRPFFGTISVVLLLLIPLITMRLIADERKSFTSELLFTSPIRITSIIIGKYLSSLLLFALMIILSAVYMLVLIKYGNPDLGPIFSGYLGLFLMGGSFLAVGLFASSLTENQMIAAVVSFGILLVFWIMGATSNAGDSIFGYLSMINHFESFAKGVIEVKDIIYYLSFIFLGLFLAYIMLDSERWK; encoded by the coding sequence ATGAAGTCAATAGTAACTATATTCAGAAAAGAATTAAAATCATACTTTGCTTCTCCGATCGCCTTTATTATCTTATTCGTATTTCTCATTATTTCGGGGATTTTCTTTTTTCTGTACCTAGAGAGTTTTGCCCAATCGCAATTTGATTCGCGGTTACAGTTTGTAGAGGAAGTGATTAGCTTAAATGAATTTGTGATTCGTCCGTTCTTTGGAACAATTAGTGTTGTTCTACTTCTATTAATCCCTCTAATAACGATGCGCCTTATCGCGGATGAGAGAAAAAGCTTTACCTCGGAGTTACTCTTTACATCACCCATCAGGATAACGAGTATCATCATAGGTAAATACCTATCATCCCTATTGCTATTCGCCTTAATGATCATACTTTCGGCTGTTTATATGCTGGTACTGATCAAATACGGAAATCCCGATCTAGGCCCTATTTTTTCCGGGTATCTCGGGCTTTTTCTGATGGGTGGAAGCTTTCTTGCGGTCGGGCTTTTTGCATCATCTCTTACGGAGAATCAGATGATCGCAGCGGTAGTGTCTTTCGGAATACTTCTAGTGTTCTGGATTATGGGTGCCACTTCGAATGCCGGGGATTCTATCTTTGGATACCTTTCCATGATAAACCATTTTGAAAGCTTCGCAAAAGGGGTAATCGAAGTAAAGGATATAATATATTATCTCTCATTTATCTTCTTAGGGCTCTTCCTTGCTTATATAATGCTCGATTCGGAGAGGTGGAAATGA
- a CDS encoding DUF4340 domain-containing protein → MNKHLKRFSATLIAALVFIVLVGYLFLFEMRGNKEIDTRKTVFPSVHSSGIDLIKLKYPGHEVTLMRDGGKWFVTKESKRFNADESVIGNILSGISEIKIDKIASENASSLDDFGLKSPRVEAMFKTPDGEYKLSVGSETPLGLGTYVNVGGEDRVLIVDETALMPFLDKTENDFRDKRILALNEDKINKLIFRSNQLSFEVDRESGRWVGKDMPDYVQLDQDRVTLILKAFLNLKIDNFEIDEPMSLSAYGLVKPNAEIEIFEDDNSIRVLFGNKKENGDYYIKLDSESPVYSVSEYVFVQIPESIDDIRVRKVVDIDPIKVREVEIREGNNDLSMRRIGDKWRLITDGKAKVNETKIKDLLNEIANLEVETFVDDNPPDLAPYGLDRPEIQITVTGPDDEKITILFGRKGEKKVYTKISGQDSIYKMSDVILSKINVSGDEFGK, encoded by the coding sequence ATGAATAAACATCTTAAAAGGTTCTCCGCCACTCTCATTGCAGCTTTAGTTTTTATTGTCCTTGTGGGTTATCTCTTTCTATTTGAAATGAGGGGAAACAAAGAGATAGATACTAGAAAAACAGTTTTTCCATCGGTCCATAGTTCAGGAATTGATTTGATTAAGCTTAAATACCCGGGACATGAAGTAACATTGATGAGGGATGGAGGTAAATGGTTTGTAACCAAAGAGTCAAAAAGATTTAATGCGGATGAGAGCGTTATTGGAAATATTTTGAGCGGAATTTCTGAGATAAAAATTGATAAAATTGCCTCAGAAAATGCATCGAGTTTAGATGATTTCGGTCTTAAGAGTCCTCGAGTGGAAGCGATGTTCAAAACACCTGATGGTGAATATAAGCTTTCAGTAGGTTCAGAGACCCCGCTAGGTTTGGGCACTTATGTTAATGTTGGTGGGGAAGATAGAGTATTAATCGTTGACGAAACCGCTCTTATGCCATTTCTGGATAAAACAGAGAATGATTTCAGGGATAAGCGAATCCTCGCACTGAATGAGGATAAGATAAATAAACTTATTTTTAGATCAAATCAATTATCATTTGAAGTTGACAGAGAAAGCGGAAGGTGGGTTGGAAAGGATATGCCCGATTATGTTCAACTCGATCAAGACAGGGTAACGTTGATTCTAAAAGCATTTTTGAATTTAAAAATAGATAATTTCGAAATAGATGAACCCATGAGCCTATCAGCATACGGTCTGGTCAAGCCAAATGCTGAGATTGAAATCTTTGAAGATGATAATTCGATTAGAGTCTTATTCGGAAATAAAAAAGAGAATGGTGATTATTATATAAAGCTTGATTCAGAAAGTCCAGTTTATTCAGTGTCTGAATATGTATTCGTGCAGATCCCTGAGAGCATAGACGATATAAGGGTGAGAAAGGTTGTAGACATAGATCCAATAAAGGTACGAGAGGTGGAGATAAGGGAGGGTAATAACGATCTATCGATGCGTAGGATTGGGGATAAGTGGAGGCTTATAACTGATGGAAAAGCAAAAGTAAATGAGACAAAAATTAAAGACCTATTGAATGAAATTGCTAACCTGGAGGTTGAAACCTTTGTTGATGATAATCCTCCGGATCTAGCCCCTTATGGGTTGGACAGACCAGAAATACAGATAACGGTTACCGGACCGGATGATGAGAAGATCACGATACTTTTCGGGAGGAAAGGGGAAAAAAAGGTATATACCAAGATTTCGGGTCAGGACTCAATTTATAAAATGAGCGATGTAATACTCTCTAAGATAAATGTCTCTGGGGATGAATTCGGGAAATGA
- a CDS encoding ATP-binding cassette domain-containing protein, whose product MTKSYGKLIAIDNISFQVEKGEILGFLGPNGAGKTTTMRIITGYTPPTEGEVRIGGFDVVEDPIEAKKQIGYLPENPPLYNEMTVGGYLDFVADLKDVPGKIKWERISYVMDKCGIADVKNRLIGNLSKGYRQRIGIAQALVNDPAVLILDEPTIGLDPKQIIEIRELIKSLAGGRTIILSTHMLSEVNMMCTRVVIIHRGKIALEESLDRIAEDLHGSKILLLKISRSDSYVKERILCLPHVSDVSEISHGEFRITSEGSHDIGDLIAKTVVEYGWGLLELRPFTQSLEEIFLKVISAEGE is encoded by the coding sequence GTGACGAAAAGTTACGGCAAGTTGATTGCCATCGATAATATATCGTTCCAGGTGGAGAAGGGTGAGATCTTAGGCTTTTTAGGACCCAACGGCGCCGGAAAAACTACCACTATGCGCATAATTACCGGTTATACACCCCCTACTGAGGGCGAAGTCCGGATCGGAGGCTTTGACGTTGTTGAAGACCCGATTGAGGCTAAGAAACAGATTGGATATTTGCCAGAGAATCCCCCACTTTACAATGAAATGACTGTCGGGGGCTATCTTGACTTCGTGGCAGATTTAAAGGATGTACCTGGCAAGATAAAGTGGGAGAGAATTAGCTATGTTATGGACAAGTGCGGAATTGCGGATGTAAAAAACAGACTTATCGGAAATCTCTCGAAGGGATATAGGCAGAGGATTGGAATTGCACAGGCACTGGTAAATGATCCCGCTGTTCTTATACTTGACGAACCTACAATTGGCCTTGACCCAAAGCAGATCATAGAGATCAGGGAACTCATAAAAAGCCTCGCTGGAGGGCGCACCATTATACTAAGTACTCACATGCTATCAGAAGTAAACATGATGTGTACCAGGGTCGTTATTATCCATAGGGGGAAGATAGCCCTCGAGGAATCGCTTGATAGAATCGCAGAGGATTTACATGGATCGAAAATTCTATTACTTAAAATCAGTCGAAGCGATAGCTATGTAAAAGAGCGGATCCTGTGTCTTCCTCACGTTTCTGATGTGAGTGAAATCTCTCACGGAGAGTTCAGGATTACATCTGAAGGATCGCATGATATTGGGGACTTAATTGCCAAGACTGTTGTTGAATATGGTTGGGGATTACTCGAGTTGCGCCCCTTTACTCAATCGCTCGAAGAGATATTTCTCAAAGTGATTTCAGCAGAAGGTGAATGA
- a CDS encoding aldehyde dehydrogenase family protein — protein sequence MAVKKYKMFVDGNWVSSNKGDTWDVINPANQGVIAQVPLADEEDTRMAIMAARRAFDHGPWRKMSQVDRGKLLLALAQEIREHSEELAKLETLNCGKPIRESRFDVSDTADCFEFYGGLADKINGDIVPVPDSNIFAMVLREPVGVVGQIIPWNYPLLMAAWKLAPALATGNCCVLKPAEITPLTAFELGKLIKKVGFPDGVVNIINGLGPVAGMELGKSEYVDKIAFTGSVDVGKQLMVAAAGNVKKISLELGGKSPMIVFDDANFPLAVDWVQFGIFINQGEVCSATSRLYVQEKIHDKFVEALTKKTKRVRIGNPLDESTEMGPIASEKQLNKIMNYIEIGKKGGAEVAIGGKRLEKGDLAKGFYLSPTVFTKVKNDMKIVQDEIFGPVLTVTKFKDEEEAIDLANSTRYGLAGGVFTRDLNRAFRIVKELRAGIIWVNSSQPCFNQLPWGGYKQSGIGRELGKYAVEEYTQLKQVTINLNEGPLGWYS from the coding sequence ATGGCCGTTAAGAAATATAAAATGTTTGTTGATGGGAACTGGGTTTCTTCTAATAAAGGAGATACTTGGGATGTTATTAATCCAGCTAATCAAGGGGTAATTGCTCAGGTTCCACTCGCAGATGAAGAGGATACCAGAATGGCAATTATGGCTGCAAGACGTGCATTTGACCATGGGCCCTGGAGAAAAATGAGCCAAGTTGATCGTGGAAAACTATTGCTTGCCCTTGCTCAAGAGATTAGAGAACACTCTGAGGAATTAGCGAAGCTTGAGACTCTCAATTGTGGAAAACCCATAAGAGAATCCAGATTCGATGTTAGTGATACTGCGGATTGCTTTGAATTTTATGGCGGCCTTGCAGACAAAATTAATGGAGATATTGTTCCAGTACCTGATAGTAATATCTTTGCGATGGTTCTCAGAGAGCCCGTGGGCGTTGTAGGCCAGATTATTCCATGGAATTATCCGCTACTCATGGCTGCATGGAAGCTCGCGCCGGCTCTTGCAACGGGGAATTGCTGCGTATTAAAGCCCGCCGAGATTACGCCTCTTACGGCTTTTGAACTTGGAAAGTTGATTAAGAAGGTTGGGTTTCCAGATGGTGTTGTAAATATTATAAATGGACTAGGTCCCGTTGCTGGAATGGAGCTGGGTAAGAGCGAGTATGTAGACAAGATTGCCTTTACAGGAAGCGTAGATGTGGGTAAACAGCTAATGGTTGCAGCTGCTGGGAACGTAAAGAAAATCTCCCTCGAACTCGGTGGCAAATCCCCTATGATTGTGTTCGACGACGCTAATTTTCCTCTTGCTGTTGATTGGGTTCAGTTCGGAATTTTTATAAATCAAGGGGAAGTTTGTTCTGCAACTTCAAGGCTCTACGTTCAGGAAAAAATTCATGATAAATTTGTTGAAGCTCTCACCAAGAAGACAAAGAGGGTCAGGATTGGGAATCCGTTAGATGAATCTACGGAGATGGGGCCTATCGCTTCTGAGAAACAGTTGAATAAGATTATGAACTATATTGAGATTGGGAAGAAGGGGGGTGCAGAAGTCGCGATCGGGGGAAAGCGCCTAGAGAAAGGTGACCTAGCTAAGGGTTTTTATCTATCACCTACGGTTTTTACGAAGGTAAAGAACGATATGAAGATCGTGCAGGACGAAATCTTTGGGCCTGTGCTTACTGTAACTAAATTTAAAGATGAAGAAGAGGCAATAGATCTTGCAAACTCAACGAGATATGGACTCGCAGGTGGAGTTTTTACCAGAGATCTAAATAGGGCTTTCAGAATCGTAAAGGAACTCAGAGCGGGAATAATTTGGGTTAATTCGTCACAACCATGTTTCAACCAGCTTCCATGGGGGGGGTACAAGCAAAGCGGAATTGGAAGAGAACTTGGAAAGTATGCCGTAGAGGAATATACTCAGTTGAAACAGGTTACTATTAATTTGAATGAGGGTCCTCTCGGCTGGTATTCGTAA
- a CDS encoding GldG family protein, translated as MRRKRLFIHGTNAIVLTLLILGILTVLNYLAWKIGTKLDVTREKLHTVSDQTIKVLDGIDRDIDVLAFFKDVGLDRLEFQELTSEYSRRNNKIKFRFIDADREPGIAKTHGVSEYGTVVLSSGDQEIKVKVADPISGGIKANAEEELTNALIKMSSNKKKGIYFLVGHGERDINNSSDAEGSGKLKRALEEEGYEVGELLLLRESIIPSKNSIMIVASPTKPLTEKELGDIRKYLDDGGKAVFLMEPRMGSDLVSLLKDYGIEIEDDIIIDPSSKLVGGGDVAPIVAQYPNHEITDNFRLATIFPFSRSINVINKDNVINNLIANTSQFSWAERDLSLFDQGVAQQDNGDKSGPLGVAAVGEIGEKNRIAVFGSADFVSNRFFDFSGNSDLFLNTINWIVGDEKLISIRPKVAQKGELTITRNQLSVIFIVTVVLLPSIVLFSGIGVWLKRRNM; from the coding sequence ATGAGAAGAAAGCGTTTATTTATCCATGGTACGAATGCCATTGTATTAACATTATTAATTCTTGGTATCCTAACTGTATTAAACTATCTCGCTTGGAAAATTGGGACAAAACTTGATGTAACTCGAGAGAAGCTTCATACCGTCTCGGATCAGACAATCAAAGTTCTGGATGGTATTGACAGGGATATCGATGTACTTGCTTTTTTTAAGGATGTTGGTTTAGACAGATTGGAATTTCAGGAGTTAACCAGTGAGTACTCCAGGAGGAACAACAAAATCAAGTTTAGATTCATCGATGCCGATAGGGAACCTGGGATTGCTAAGACCCATGGGGTCAGTGAATATGGAACGGTAGTATTGTCAAGCGGTGACCAAGAAATCAAAGTTAAAGTAGCCGATCCGATCTCTGGTGGAATTAAAGCTAATGCGGAAGAAGAACTCACAAATGCGCTCATAAAAATGTCGAGTAACAAGAAGAAGGGAATATATTTCCTGGTAGGCCATGGAGAGAGGGATATCAATAATAGTTCCGATGCGGAAGGATCAGGGAAGCTGAAGAGAGCGCTTGAGGAGGAGGGTTATGAAGTAGGCGAATTGCTGCTCCTTAGGGAGTCTATAATACCGAGTAAGAACTCTATAATGATAGTTGCGTCTCCAACTAAACCTTTAACCGAAAAAGAACTCGGTGATATAAGAAAATATTTGGATGATGGGGGTAAAGCAGTATTCCTCATGGAACCTCGGATGGGCAGTGATTTAGTTTCTCTGTTGAAAGACTATGGCATCGAAATAGAGGACGATATCATAATAGATCCCTCTTCAAAACTGGTGGGCGGCGGGGATGTCGCTCCGATAGTTGCACAATATCCAAACCATGAAATTACTGATAATTTTCGTCTTGCTACAATTTTTCCTTTCTCGAGAAGTATAAATGTGATTAACAAAGACAATGTAATAAATAATCTCATCGCCAATACCAGCCAGTTTAGCTGGGCGGAACGTGATTTAAGTCTTTTCGATCAGGGGGTTGCCCAGCAAGACAATGGAGATAAATCAGGTCCGCTCGGGGTAGCCGCAGTCGGAGAGATTGGAGAAAAAAACAGGATTGCGGTTTTTGGGAGCGCTGATTTTGTTTCGAACAGATTTTTTGATTTTTCTGGGAATAGCGATTTATTCCTTAATACCATAAATTGGATTGTAGGTGATGAGAAACTAATTTCAATCAGGCCCAAAGTTGCGCAGAAAGGGGAATTGACTATAACCAGAAACCAGTTGAGTGTTATTTTTATCGTAACCGTTGTTTTACTTCCCTCAATCGTTTTATTCTCGGGTATTGGGGTCTGGCTGAAAAGGAGAAATATGTAG